In Dehalococcoidia bacterium, the following are encoded in one genomic region:
- a CDS encoding LLM class flavin-dependent oxidoreductase, whose translation MNLKIEVNDSTNFAMQDSSCFAIEAEALGFAGVGMPDHPHTGQDVFERLITAAQDTARIMLFPSVTNPITRTVEELSVKAKELRTVALGRTRLILGGGDNAVGFLGKKPATTLELINAVQMIKAELAGTGVEVFINGSSPKMLEAGGLIADGVYAMVGVDPVVVNTALEHVFQGASKGGRDLESIPIALGLPVFMASSLEQSIEYALPYAFSSLKRRTRVFSRVLRSILPALESASNYTDLSKKDAWKLTEAMAICGSPREAADKTHELARKIGHTHFIARVQMQGVEPIEALKAYGKQIYFPE comes from the coding sequence ATGAACTTGAAAATCGAAGTCAACGATTCAACAAATTTTGCTATGCAGGATTCCTCATGTTTTGCGATAGAAGCCGAGGCCCTTGGCTTCGCTGGTGTCGGGATGCCTGATCACCCTCACACCGGGCAGGATGTTTTTGAGCGTCTAATTACTGCCGCGCAAGATACTGCACGAATAATGCTCTTTCCGTCTGTAACCAACCCGATAACTAGAACTGTAGAAGAGTTGTCTGTTAAAGCAAAAGAACTCCGCACTGTAGCATTAGGCAGAACTCGTCTGATACTAGGAGGGGGAGATAACGCTGTAGGCTTTTTGGGCAAAAAGCCTGCTACTACATTAGAGCTGATTAATGCAGTTCAAATGATTAAAGCAGAGCTAGCAGGAACTGGAGTTGAAGTTTTTATCAATGGAAGTAGCCCTAAAATGCTGGAAGCTGGTGGGTTAATAGCCGACGGTGTCTATGCAATGGTCGGGGTTGATCCAGTGGTAGTAAATACGGCCTTAGAACATGTTTTTCAAGGCGCTAGTAAGGGTGGGCGTGACCTTGAAAGCATACCCATTGCTCTTGGATTACCTGTATTTATGGCATCTTCGTTAGAACAATCCATTGAATATGCTCTACCATATGCATTTTCTAGCTTAAAGAGACGCACAAGGGTTTTTTCTCGAGTTCTAAGGTCAATATTGCCCGCTTTGGAAAGTGCCTCCAATTACACTGATCTCTCTAAAAAGGATGCCTGGAAGCTTACTGAAGCAATGGCTATCTGCGGATCCCCTCGTGAAGCCGCAGATAAAACACATGAACTCGCCCGTAAAATAGGGCATACCCATTTTATTGCCAGGGTACAGATGCAGGGTGTTGAGCCAATTGAAGCGTTAAAAGCCTACGGCAAGCAGATATACTTTCCTGAATAA